TGCAAATAGTTTCATATTTTTACTAATTACTTTTTAGAATATAAGATTGGTCTTCCAGTTTTGGAAATAATGAAATTTAATCAAATTTAAAAAATAACGTTTAGAAATCAAGCAAATTTTTTCTGATCTAATATTTATTTAATAACTACAGTCTTAACAAAATATTACACACTGTATCATCCAACAAAGCTTCAAATATTTCAGGTAGTACGGTAATTATTTTTGAGATCTCATAATTTATCTAAGAAACATAAGGCAATAGCATGGCAGAATTAGTTTTTGATATTCATAATCTACAGATCTTTTCAGCACTTGTCATGCTTGGAATTGCTTCTGTATTGGATATCTGGAAGCGAGAAATTCATGACATTTTATGGATTGCCTTTGGGGCTGTTGCTATTTTATTAATCATATTTTCACCAAGTCCTCTTGATTCTCTGAAAACAAGTGGATTTTCCTTAATTATTGCCCCTGTTGTCATAATCATATGGAGAACTGGCCTTTTTGGAGGGGCAGATGCACTAGGATTGATAGTCTTGGCAGCATTAGCGCCTCAGGCAATTTTGTCTCATGGTATTGTTACTCCTTTTACCACCTTGACAAACGCTGCTATATTTTCAATTACACCGATATTTGCAAACGTTATTCGTAATATTGTATCTATTTCTTTACACAAAAATATTTTTGATGGGTTTGAAGAAACCAGACTAAAAAAGATACTGGCTATCTTTCTTGGATATCGCGCTAAAAATCCAAAATATAGCTTTCCAATCGAAAAGAAAGAAGGTAATCTCAGAAAGCTTGATTTTTCATTCCATCATGCAGAAAATGCCCAATTTTGTTCCACCTCAGATACTTGGGTGACTCCAGGTATACCATACATATTATACATAACTGCCGGATTTGTATTTCAACTATTATCTGGAGATATTATTTTTAATGTAATACATAATGTCAAAGTGATTTAATTATTAATTCAGTGTCAATTATAATCTCTTTTCTAAGTAGGATCAAATTCGACTGTAAACGTAACATCTCCATTTGGTAGGAGATTTGAAAATTGTATCGCCATGGCAACTGTATCTCCAGCAATAACACTTACTGAATGTGTTTTATCAGGACATGATGTTCCAGTAGTACAAGTGACTCCAGATGATACCCCATTCTTGTATAGCGTCAAAGTAGCAGTACCTGTACCAGTTCCTTTATTCACGTACAAGTCTTTGAATGTACCATTAATTGGCATAATAATGCTTTTTAGATTATAAGTTGAACTTGGTTTGCTATCTCCAAAAAATCTCAAATAATTTAATGATGTGCTGGATATTGTGCCATTTAATCCTCCTCCCATAATTGTTTTTATGATCGGAAGCCCTTGAATCTGGGTGATGGTAGCGTTTCTTGAGACAGAATTTCCAAGATAGCCATTTTGAAGTGATGCAGTAAAGTTGATTCCTTGTCCACTATTTCCTGAAATATTATAAACCCATTTGAAATATGCAGTGTCTCCTTTTTGTAATATTGGATATGTTGATGGTTCTGGGCCTGAAATCATTGTTGTAGTAGCACCAATAGGAGTTGCAATACTAAGATTTGGTGCAAGGTTTGTTAATATTCCATTATTTGACATATTATTTGTAACCGCAAAAAGTATTGTTGTATCAAACCCCGTTGAAATCTTATCAGGTAAAACAAAAAGCTGGAGATAAAGAGGTTTTTGACTTGCAGAATTTACCAAAAACTCTTTGGTGTTTCCTCTTTCTGTTACTAGGGATATATCATATGCCTGAGAAGGTTTCGCAGTAAGTTGGAGGTTCTCGCCTATCTTGGTAAGAGTTTGCCCTGGCGCTACAATTTGGTTTATAGTAAATTTTGTGGTAGGCCATGTAGGATCTGTTTTATTTTGAATCCATAATCTAGTAATGTTTACAGGAAGTTGACCCGTATTTTGTATTGTAATGTTGAATTTGTTATTGTCTTTAGTAACACCTGTGATTTCAAAAGCTTCGTTATTTCTGTTTATGTTGTCTTGGCCTTTACCAATAACGGCTACTCCAAATTGATCTATCTGATTCATACTATAAATTACATAAGATGCAATTGAGGTGAAGATTATAATAAAAAATACGCTTCCTATTACAGTACTTATTCCTTTTCTATCTCTCATCTCTTTTCCAAATATTGTGTTATGATGTTTCATTTTTTGATCGGATCCTTATTTTGTATTGGTAAAGGTGCAAGTAGTTATTCCTCTTGGTACTGTAATTGTAATCTCAGTGGAATTTGGAAGAGTATATCCATTATTGCACTGTCTACCAATTAGTGTCCATCCTGGAGGTATCAATTCGTTGACAGTATATTTGCCTGGATCTACAAAAAACGCGCTTGTAGTTCCAACACCATTTTGACCAAGTTGAATAGAAGTAGTTATTGCCATATCAGAACTTACAGTATGACGTTCTGCATAAAAAAAATCAAAATCATAGGTACCACCAAGTGTAATACCAAGTAGGGCTTTCTGTTGGTCCAAGTTTAATACTTTATTTTCTGCAGCGTGTACTCCACCTAAATCAATAGCAAGTTTGTGATTAATGAAAACAAACACATCGTCATCACCAGTGAAGTTAAAAATTTCTCCACCTTGATATGTGAATGTGGAATGAACCATAAATGTAAAACCATAATTATGGTATTTTCCAGATCCATCTTTACCGCTACAACTTGTTCCGATACCTTGGCAAAATAATTGGTTGTCTATAGGATAGAAACTATAGTTAGTATATTTCCAAATAGCAGGTTGTAATGGAAGTACTCTACCAAGTGTGAGGTTAAAATTTTCCCATTTGTTTACGCCAGGAGTATCATGATACCATTGATTAAATCTGGTCATTCCATAGTTGAAGAGAGATCTGGTATGATTGTTATACACAGGCGTGTGATCGGCACCAAGATCGGGTAGAACTATGCCGTTAAAAGTTCCATTTGGCCAAGTATATCCAGTATAATTTCCAAAAGGACAGTTTGGTGGTTTAGAACAATCCATTTCGAAATCTGGGTCTCTTCCTTGTAGACTATCCCCTTTATCGTTTGATCCATTAAAATCACGAATTACACCCTGCATGATGAGATTTCCATTTTTATCTAGATTTGCTCCAGTGCTCCAACCTGTTGTATTTACATTAAATTTTCCTAAATCTCCATTGAAACTAAAATTACCGTTACCTAATTTTGAAACCTTATTGATAATTAACACACCGTCAGCTGGAGATATCAAATGGAAATGAAATATTGAACCTCGATCTGTTGTCACATAAACATCAAGAGGATCCCCTAACCAGTAATAGTGAACTACTCCTGTGTATATCCCATCTGGAACAATTCCTCCATTAGCAATATGTGTAATTTGGTGAGTTGGACCGTCGATTTCGATCTGAGTAACATGAAGGCCATCTTGACCGTTATTTTTCAGTACAAGGTTAAGGTTTTGATTAGGAGTATTGTACCAAAAATGTTCCAGTACAAGGGATTCTTTAACTTGATTTATTATATTAGAATAAAAAGAACCTGTAGCTTGTTCTCTAGTGTGAAGATTACTCTGAGACCAGTAAACAGATGTTGTGCCCATGACAGAAACAGCTGAAAGCATAATTACTGTAGTAACAATACTTGAAATCCCTCTTCTGCTACTATAATGTGCCTTATCTTTGATACGTGGTACTGGTTTCTCAAAAATTGTTTTTACAATATTTAACTCATTTCCATTATTCATGGCGGTAGTGCCTGTGTTGAAATTGTTGTACCTCTTACTGTAGTGACCTGAATGTTAGTAAGCACATTACTACTATATGCATATGGAACTAGTATTGATCCTGTTCTTTGTGGTAAAATTGTCTGATTGCCATAATGAAATTGAATGGTTTTGGTTGATGTACTAAACTGTATTTGTGTAACATTTAGGCCAACACTACCCTGATTATTCAAAGTGATGTTAACTGCTGGAACAGATTTACCTGGACAGTTACTTTGAATTTGACAAAACCAGATTTTTTCTATTATTAAATTTTCATTAATTTGATTTACATTGTTAGAAAAAGATCTTGCCATAGTTCCTTCATTACCAAAAATGTTTGAATGTCCCCATGCGACAACTCCGCTACCCATGACAGCGACAGTTGTAAGCATTATAACAGTTGTAACTATAGTAGCTAGTCCTCGTCTAGACCTTTTCCGCACTCTTTTCATATGAGAATGTACATAGATTCTCTATTGTACAATTGCATGTCATTTTTACATACATGCAGACTCCCATTTTTGGGAATAAGGCAGATATTGTTGTTTTTAGGGTCTTTGTTCAGTAAGGTAATAATGCAGTTCCGTATAGCACTCAACACAGCATTCTTGTTCGTTCGTATGTTCACAATTGTATGTTTTTTTTGGATCTTGACCACATTTGGTACATGTTGTCATTTATAGATAACCTGCTATCGGGATTTTTTAATCTTGATACCACCCAAAATCGCAATAATTATTCCAATACCAACAACTGCCCCAAATTCTCTCTTTCCTTCTGACGGAATAGCGTTTCCTTGTAATGCAAAGATTATGGCTACTCCTAGTATCATTAATACCCCTCCAATAATGATCAAACTTCCCAAACCACGAGATGATTCCTTTCTTGTAATGAAAAATGATATTACAAGCATAGCTGCTGGTATTATTCCAAATATTGCACCTCTTGTTTTAACATCAATGTTTAGGAAAGCTGTATTTTGAACACCGAGATTTTCGTTTATTGCCATGATTGAATCTGCCCCATAGATTGCAAGCATTACAATTGATATAACAGACATAATTATTGCTGCCTTTAGTGCCATAGTTTTGCTACTCCATTTACAATTAATAAACCTATGAAATTTTTATGTTAAGATATTATTATATTCTAATTTTGATTGACTTCAAAAATCAATCTTACAAATGTTTTAATTGTAAAAAGATCATCATCTATTCTATGCAAATTCTTATTTTATCCTGTGACATGGGAAAAAGACTAAAACCTATGACTGGGCAAATACCAAAACGACTAGTTCAATTAAATAATATTCAAATAATAGAATGTGTAAAAAAATGAAATCATTAAACTATGAGAATTTTATAATAAAAAATGATACATTATGAGAATTGCTTATAGCTTAGGTTCTGTACTGTCTATAAATGAAGTACTCGAGTGTTCCAAAATTTTATCCAGATATAATCCTGATTCGGTATGGATTCCTGAGACATGGGGCATGGAAGGATTGTCTATGCTTTCAACGGTATCACAAATTATCAAAAATTCAAAAATTGGCTCATCTATAATCAACATCTATTCCAGAACTCCATCCCTTATTGCTATGGGTGCAGCTACCATTGATACCCTCTCAAATGGCAGGCTAATACTTGGATTGGGTACGAGTAGTGAATCCATCATACAAGAATGGCACGGTCTTGAGTTTAATCAACCTGTTCAGAGAATGCGTGAATATGTAGAAATAATAAGATTGATAATGTCAGGAAATAAAATAAATTATGATGGAAAATTATTTCATCTAAAAAATTTTACATTATTAATAAAACCAACAAGAAAAGAAATTCCGATTTATTTGGCTGCTGTAAACCAGAAAATGGTTGAATTGACATGGGAGATAGCTGATGGCGTGATATTCTACTTACGGCCGATTTTAGAGCTTCAAAACACCATACAAAAAATGCAATCAAAGAAAAAAATCGAGGTATCAAGTCAATTTATCACATGTATATCTGAAGATAGTGAAAAAGCTATAAATCGTGCAAAAAAAACACTTGCATTTTACATATCTGTAGGAAAAATTTATAGAGAATTTTTAGCAAAAAATGGATTTGCAAAAGAAATTCAAGAAATATATGATGAATATAAAAAATCAGGATTTCGTACAAACTACAAACTAGTCTCTACTAACATGCTTGATTCACTGACAATTTGTGGCATCCCTGAAGAGTGTAAGAAAAAACTAGATAGATTTGTAAAAACTGGTGTTTCGTTACCAATAATACAGTTTAATCCAGTAGGCGAAGTCACGAAATCCTTTAAACTGCTCGTTTCCACGCTATCAGGTAACAAAAATTGAGAAGAGTGGGAATTGGAGGGTTTGGCCTCACAAAATTCAACAAAGATGATGTTTCAATTGAATCACTAATGCTATCATCGATAAAATCGCTTTTTGATACATCTCAAAATTTAACTCAAAATGATGTTGATGTTGTTCTTACATCAACTAATGATAATAGCAAGTATTTAGCAAATATCATGTCTGAGCTTGCTGGAATTTCCCCAAAAATATCGCACTCTATTGAGAGTTTATGCAATTCTGGTGCGAATAGTGTGATTTCAGCATATTCATACATTGCTTCAGGTTTAGCAGATGTTGCGTTGGTAGTTGGTGCAGAAAAATTTGATAATCCAGGGCTAGTTTTAGAATGGGACGCATCACGTGGTCAATACAAACATCCTGTATACTGGTCATCTATGTTTACAAGATCTCATATGAGAAAATATGGTACTACCATGGAAGACCTTGCTATAGTCTCTGCTAAAAATCACAAAAATGCGTTAGAAAACCCGCATGCCTATTTTGATAAAGAATATTCTGTTGATGATGTAATGCAATCAAAAAATATTACTGACGATGTTCGTATTTTAGATTGTTCTTTTCCATGTAACGGCTCTGCCGCAATTCTACTTGTATCAGAAGAATCAATAAAAAAATTTACGGATTGTCCTGTTTGGCTGGCTGGAATGGGTCAAAAAACAATCTCTGCAGGATTTACAAAAAACGAGGATCTTACTAAACTGCAATCCACAAAATACGCCGCTAATACTGCATATGTGATGTCAAAAAAAGAGCCTAAAGACATTGATGTTGCTGAGGTTCATGATGCATTTAGCATATGTGAAATTATGGAAGTCGAAGACTTGGGTTTTGTAGAAAAAGGAAAAGGAAATCAATTTGTTAGAACCATGTATGATACTCAAAATAAGAAAATTAATCCCCGAGGAGGATTGCTAGGTTCCGGTCATCCTTTAGGAGCTACTGGAATAGCACAAGTTGTAGAAATTAGTCAACAGCTTCAAAACAAAGCAGGAAAACGTCAAGTTGAAGGAGCCAAAGTAGGTCTAGTTCAAAACATGTCTGCAGCTGCCACTTCTTCAACAGTTCTTGTTTTTGAATCATGAATCAATTTAAAAATGAACTAAAAAACGGCAAATTTGTCTGTAGCGAATGTCCAAAATGCAACAAACTTGTCTGGCCTCCAAGTGATTTTTGTAATGTTTGTTTTAGTAAGGTAAAATGGAGACAAGTATCTAAAAAGTGTAAGATAATAGAATTCTCAAAGAAAGATAACATCTTTTTTTGTATAGCTGAATTTGAAAATACAATCAGAGTGATGGGGGAGTTAAAAACCGGGTTAAAAATTCCGTCAGTAGGCCATGATATTGATCTTGTAAAATGTGATTATACTGATAAGGAAAAATTCTTTTTCCAATTAAATTAATTACAAGTTAATTGTCAAACCATTTTATCAAATTCTTTAATTTTATTATCCTTCTTGAATATCTGAATGTGATTATAGATACCAAATGAAAACATGATATATGACCACATGAATAAAATATCTACAGGATGACCAGTATAATACGAATTATTAAGTGTAAAATATTGAAATCCTGTATCAGCAATCACTTCAAATATAATTCCAATCAACAATAAAGTCCATAGAAAATTTACTTCTCCTCTAAAAAATAAAAAAATTCCAATCATTGCAGGTATGATTATTATAGAATCTGCAATAGGATATGTTGCGCCCAATATAATTGCAAACTTATTTTCATTAGAATTATTATCAATTGTCATATACAAATTTGGAATTAGAATGGATACTGCAATTAGTGAAGTCAAAAGTATCATTTTTCTTGAAATTAATTTTTTGAATGGTTTTAGATAATATATTGAAAATAAAAATAAAAATGGATATCCTGCAATATAAAATACATCTGCAGATGATGGAAATGGGTTTGTATGAAACACGAGTTCATAAATTGACCATGTGGTCTCTGCAATAAACCATGAAATGGCAGTTCCTGTGAATAATAACCACGCCTTACCATGATTACCTGATTTTCTGAATCGTGATGACATGATTATTGATAAAAAAACAAAGACCCCTGTTAGCGGAATGTAAGTAAAATCAGTTACTACCTTAACTACATTTTTTCCAAAAAATGTTGCCAGCATTATTCCAAGACCTGTTATCAAAAGGCATGTAAATAATGACTTGTATTCTTGTAATTTCTCTAAATTATTTTGCAAATTTACTCACTTATTGCAGTAACAAAGACTTCGATTGGTTTTTCTGTTATGTATTCATTTAGTTCATTTTTTATTGCATCCACAATTGTAATATGTGCATTACCAAAGATTTTTTTCAAAACTTTGTTTAAATATTCTGGATGCTCATAGCATTCTGGTAAATAGCAATTGTAGTCTTTTGATAATTGTTTTATGACTTTCTCATAAATTGGCTGACCAATTCCACGTAACACCTTTTCAACAGCAAGACTAACCATGGCTTTTCTTAATTGGTTTTGATCAATATTCATAGTATTAACACTTCATTATTGAAGATGTCTAGAATTTGACCATATGTAACCAAATAATAACTGCATTGTGTAAATCATTGAAGTTGAATCAGTCCACATTGCTATTACATTTTGTGGAGATTCGCTCACATTTTTCATGAATAAGAGCAATTCATTGTCATCTTTTATAATAAAACAAAGATTTTCTTTGATCTTACTTGGAGTTTTCTTTACTTTAGTTATTAATTTTTGATCAAAAATATATGTCGTTTTTTTAGATGATGATGTAATTAACTTCGCTTCAATTTTTGAATCGGTTATGAGTTCTAGAAAACCAGAATGATAAAACTTCATGAAATCCTTTTCTGATCCTAAAATTAGAAGTTCATTTTTTGTTTTTGATATCATTTCATTTATTTTTCCAGTCATTTGATTTACTCCTTGAAGCATTTGGAATTTTCCTTCCTTCGAATCATTTTGATCAATTTTGAAATTTGGTATCGTATTCCAAAGATCTACCAAACCTTTTTCTTGATTTTCTAGTGTTTTGACTCGTTCTTTTTCAGTATTAATCAATACTCCCATTGCTTTATCAAGTGCTAACGCTGAAAACTTAATCGGGTGTTGAAATGTTGCAGATACTATGCCTTTGTTTTGAAGATGGGTAAGAAGATGATATGTCTCAGTTCTTGGCACCTTTAGGGTTTTGCTTACCTGTGTTGCAGTACTTGGACCATATTTTTCTAAAAACAAAAAAACCTTGGATTGAT
This genomic stretch from Nitrosopumilaceae archaeon harbors:
- a CDS encoding A24 family peptidase C-terminal domain-containing protein, encoding MAELVFDIHNLQIFSALVMLGIASVLDIWKREIHDILWIAFGAVAILLIIFSPSPLDSLKTSGFSLIIAPVVIIIWRTGLFGGADALGLIVLAALAPQAILSHGIVTPFTTLTNAAIFSITPIFANVIRNIVSISLHKNIFDGFEETRLKKILAIFLGYRAKNPKYSFPIEKKEGNLRKLDFSFHHAENAQFCSTSDTWVTPGIPYILYITAGFVFQLLSGDIIFNVIHNVKVI
- a CDS encoding fibro-slime domain-containing protein, coding for MNNGNELNIVKTIFEKPVPRIKDKAHYSSRRGISSIVTTVIMLSAVSVMGTTSVYWSQSNLHTREQATGSFYSNIINQVKESLVLEHFWYNTPNQNLNLVLKNNGQDGLHVTQIEIDGPTHQITHIANGGIVPDGIYTGVVHYYWLGDPLDVYVTTDRGSIFHFHLISPADGVLIINKVSKLGNGNFSFNGDLGKFNVNTTGWSTGANLDKNGNLIMQGVIRDFNGSNDKGDSLQGRDPDFEMDCSKPPNCPFGNYTGYTWPNGTFNGIVLPDLGADHTPVYNNHTRSLFNYGMTRFNQWYHDTPGVNKWENFNLTLGRVLPLQPAIWKYTNYSFYPIDNQLFCQGIGTSCSGKDGSGKYHNYGFTFMVHSTFTYQGGEIFNFTGDDDVFVFINHKLAIDLGGVHAAENKVLNLDQQKALLGITLGGTYDFDFFYAERHTVSSDMAITTSIQLGQNGVGTTSAFFVDPGKYTVNELIPPGWTLIGRQCNNGYTLPNSTEITITVPRGITTCTFTNTK
- a CDS encoding LLM class flavin-dependent oxidoreductase yields the protein MRIAYSLGSVLSINEVLECSKILSRYNPDSVWIPETWGMEGLSMLSTVSQIIKNSKIGSSIINIYSRTPSLIAMGAATIDTLSNGRLILGLGTSSESIIQEWHGLEFNQPVQRMREYVEIIRLIMSGNKINYDGKLFHLKNFTLLIKPTRKEIPIYLAAVNQKMVELTWEIADGVIFYLRPILELQNTIQKMQSKKKIEVSSQFITCISEDSEKAINRAKKTLAFYISVGKIYREFLAKNGFAKEIQEIYDEYKKSGFRTNYKLVSTNMLDSLTICGIPEECKKKLDRFVKTGVSLPIIQFNPVGEVTKSFKLLVSTLSGNKN
- a CDS encoding thiolase family protein — protein: MGIGGFGLTKFNKDDVSIESLMLSSIKSLFDTSQNLTQNDVDVVLTSTNDNSKYLANIMSELAGISPKISHSIESLCNSGANSVISAYSYIASGLADVALVVGAEKFDNPGLVLEWDASRGQYKHPVYWSSMFTRSHMRKYGTTMEDLAIVSAKNHKNALENPHAYFDKEYSVDDVMQSKNITDDVRILDCSFPCNGSAAILLVSEESIKKFTDCPVWLAGMGQKTISAGFTKNEDLTKLQSTKYAANTAYVMSKKEPKDIDVAEVHDAFSICEIMEVEDLGFVEKGKGNQFVRTMYDTQNKKINPRGGLLGSGHPLGATGIAQVVEISQQLQNKAGKRQVEGAKVGLVQNMSAAATSSTVLVFES
- a CDS encoding zinc ribbon domain-containing protein, which encodes MNQFKNELKNGKFVCSECPKCNKLVWPPSDFCNVCFSKVKWRQVSKKCKIIEFSKKDNIFFCIAEFENTIRVMGELKTGLKIPSVGHDIDLVKCDYTDKEKFFFQLN
- a CDS encoding helix-turn-helix domain-containing protein — its product is MTSETNSLLDSTLESKSYDYEMLLEKLKNELSKFGLTSNQSKVFLFLEKYGPSTATQVSKTLKVPRTETYHLLTHLQNKGIVSATFQHPIKFSALALDKAMGVLINTEKERVKTLENQEKGLVDLWNTIPNFKIDQNDSKEGKFQMLQGVNQMTGKINEMISKTKNELLILGSEKDFMKFYHSGFLELITDSKIEAKLITSSSKKTTYIFDQKLITKVKKTPSKIKENLCFIIKDDNELLLFMKNVSESPQNVIAMWTDSTSMIYTMQLLFGYIWSNSRHLQ